In a single window of the Candidatus Omnitrophota bacterium genome:
- a CDS encoding cold shock domain-containing protein: MHKGKIKKLVRDRGFGFINDTDGREVFFHRNSLVDIKFETLNEDQALEFEVEKSDKGPRAINVRVVQETV, translated from the coding sequence ATGCATAAAGGCAAGATAAAGAAGCTGGTCAGGGACAGGGGATTCGGCTTCATCAATGATACTGACGGCAGGGAGGTATTCTTTCACAGGAACAGCCTCGTCGACATAAAATTTGAGACGCTGAATGAGGACCAGGCCCTGGAATTCGAAGTCGAAAAGTCCGATAAAGGACCCCGCGCGATAAATGTGCGCGTCGTCCAGGAAACGGTGTAA
- a CDS encoding PilZ domain-containing protein — protein MPIERRKYPRFKIVIPAVIHHPYNEHAETADISLGGVAIYNIQKYYNTEETVGLELILGEESGSVFCNARVASIYPNTKDAEIYKLHLEFLDMSDEDKKKLKDWITASGATPDEGSDRIE, from the coding sequence ATGCCTATCGAGAGAAGAAAGTACCCGCGTTTCAAGATAGTCATCCCCGCAGTGATACACCATCCTTATAACGAACATGCGGAGACCGCCGACATAAGCCTGGGCGGCGTCGCCATATATAATATACAGAAATACTATAATACCGAAGAGACCGTCGGCCTGGAGCTCATCCTGGGAGAAGAGTCGGGCTCCGTATTCTGTAACGCAAGAGTTGCATCGATATACCCCAACACAAAGGATGCGGAGATATATAAACTCCACCTCGAGTTTCTGGATATGTCCGATGAGGATAAGAAAAAATTGAAGGACTGGATAACGGCTTCAGGCGCAACCCCTGATGAGGGGTCGGATCGTATAGAGTGA
- the lpxD gene encoding UDP-3-O-(3-hydroxymyristoyl)glucosamine N-acyltransferase, translated as MRTKDLALLVGGVVEGDGNIEITGLSGIETAKRGDLTFAADDERLSAAEKTLASCILTGHAGRRSAKCLIRVKNPKFAFLMVYNAFFQKEKREAFVHGTAVISGSARLGKDVWVGPNVVIEDGVTIGDNAIIDSKTVIKKNCKIGSSCRIYPNVTLYENVVLKDNVTLHSGVVLGADGFGYVKEKGKIYKFPQLGQVIIEENVEIGANTTIDRGSLSDTVIGAGTKIDNLCQVAHNVKVGRNVLMAAQCGVAGSSVIAEGVTIGGQVGIADNLRIGEESMIGAKSGVIGDIEKGTVVWGIPARPIAQTKKQMAVLGWLTKNFKYLQKALGGQKG; from the coding sequence ATGAGGACAAAAGATCTTGCGCTTCTGGTGGGCGGCGTCGTAGAGGGAGACGGTAATATAGAGATAACGGGCCTGAGCGGTATCGAGACCGCCAAGCGCGGGGACCTCACCTTTGCAGCGGACGACGAACGGCTCTCTGCAGCCGAAAAGACGCTCGCCTCCTGCATACTCACCGGGCATGCCGGCCGCAGATCGGCGAAGTGCCTCATAAGGGTCAAAAATCCGAAATTCGCGTTCCTAATGGTCTATAACGCGTTCTTCCAAAAAGAGAAGAGGGAGGCGTTCGTCCACGGAACGGCGGTCATATCCGGTTCGGCACGTCTCGGCAAGGACGTATGGGTGGGTCCGAACGTGGTCATAGAGGACGGTGTCACCATAGGCGACAATGCTATTATAGACAGCAAGACGGTCATAAAGAAGAATTGTAAAATAGGGTCTTCCTGCCGCATCTATCCGAACGTCACGCTTTACGAAAACGTGGTCCTGAAGGACAACGTGACGCTCCATAGCGGGGTCGTGCTGGGCGCAGACGGGTTCGGCTACGTTAAGGAAAAAGGAAAGATATATAAGTTCCCGCAGCTGGGCCAGGTGATAATAGAGGAGAACGTAGAGATCGGGGCGAACACGACCATCGACAGGGGCTCTTTGAGCGATACCGTCATCGGAGCCGGCACAAAGATCGACAACTTATGCCAGGTGGCGCATAATGTAAAGGTGGGCAGGAACGTCCTCATGGCGGCGCAGTGCGGTGTCGCGGGGAGCTCGGTCATCGCAGAGGGTGTCACGATCGGAGGACAGGTCGGCATCGCCGATAATCTCCGGATAGGCGAGGAGTCGATGATAGGGGCGAAGAGCGGCGTCATAGGCGATATAGAGAAGGGGACGGTGGTGTGGGGGATACCGGCCCGCCCTATCGCCCAGACGAAGAAGCAGATGGCCGTCCTGGGATGGCTCACGAAGAACTTCAAGTATCTGCAGAAAGCGCTCGGCGGACAAAAAGGATAA
- the tadA gene encoding tRNA adenosine(34) deaminase TadA — protein sequence MSKLDDIYMAEALKEARRAFEEDEVPVGAVIVHRGRVIAKAHNQIMLLRDPTAHAEMIAITQAASFLGNERLLDTAIYVTIEPCPMCAGALVLARVKRLIYGADDPKAGAAGSVVDITRNRKLNHRLDVKSGILREECAGLLREFFGSRRRTKIRGEVA from the coding sequence ATGTCCAAGCTCGACGACATATATATGGCCGAGGCGCTCAAAGAGGCGCGGAGGGCATTCGAGGAAGACGAGGTCCCTGTCGGCGCCGTCATAGTCCACAGGGGAAGGGTCATAGCTAAGGCGCACAACCAGATAATGCTCCTTAGGGACCCTACCGCGCACGCAGAGATGATCGCTATCACCCAGGCCGCCTCTTTTCTCGGCAACGAACGGTTGCTCGACACGGCCATCTATGTCACGATAGAGCCGTGCCCTATGTGCGCGGGCGCATTGGTCCTGGCCAGGGTAAAGCGCCTCATATACGGGGCGGACGACCCTAAGGCCGGGGCCGCAGGATCGGTGGTCGATATCACCCGCAACAGAAAGCTGAACCACCGGCTCGATGTGAAGAGCGGTATCCTTAGAGAAGAATGCGCGGGACTTTTGCGGGAGTTCTTCGGGTCAAGACGCAGGACTAAAATTCGCGGAGAGGTAGCCTAG
- the metG gene encoding methionine--tRNA ligase subunit beta, whose product MATIEEFRKLEFRIAKIKEVNDHPNADKLYVVTVDLGGRTKQLVAGIKMSYKKEDLIGREVIVVDNLDPAVLRGVESQGMLLAASDEKGISVISPDRDVALGSVVK is encoded by the coding sequence ATGGCAACGATCGAAGAGTTCAGAAAACTGGAATTCCGCATAGCTAAGATCAAAGAGGTGAATGACCACCCCAACGCGGACAAGCTGTACGTCGTAACGGTTGATCTGGGCGGCAGGACGAAACAGCTTGTGGCAGGCATAAAGATGTCTTATAAGAAAGAGGACTTGATAGGGCGCGAGGTCATAGTGGTCGATAACCTCGACCCCGCCGTCCTGCGCGGCGTAGAGAGCCAGGGGATGCTCCTTGCGGCGAGCGATGAGAAGGGGATCTCGGTGATCTCCCCCGATCGCGATGTCGCGCTTGGAAGCGTAGTGAAGTGA
- a CDS encoding glycosyltransferase family 2 protein — protein MLDGKKIVAVLPAYNAEKTLEKTYGEIPKNIVDEIILTDDHSRDRTVEIAKRLNLKIFVHDENKGYGGNQKTCYREALRLGADVVVMIHPDYQYPPKLITPMAALITSGMFDVVLGSRILGNAALKGGMPLYKYVANRLLTLAENNIISQKLSEYHTGYRAFSREVLLSLPIEEDSDDFIFDNEILLQAFRFGYRIGEITAPSRYTSESSSINLRRSIVYGLGVLSTACKYFLQKHSLGRFPIFDDNGRRLKV, from the coding sequence ATGCTCGACGGGAAGAAGATAGTGGCGGTGCTCCCCGCGTACAACGCGGAGAAGACGCTCGAAAAGACATACGGGGAGATCCCGAAGAACATAGTAGACGAGATAATACTGACGGATGACCATTCGCGCGACAGGACCGTAGAGATAGCGAAGCGGCTGAACCTGAAGATATTCGTCCACGATGAAAACAAAGGCTACGGGGGTAACCAGAAGACATGTTACCGCGAGGCGCTGAGGCTGGGGGCCGACGTGGTCGTGATGATCCACCCGGATTACCAGTATCCTCCGAAGCTCATAACCCCGATGGCGGCCCTCATCACCTCCGGGATGTTCGACGTCGTCCTGGGTTCGCGCATACTCGGCAACGCCGCCCTGAAAGGCGGGATGCCGCTGTATAAGTACGTAGCGAACCGCCTCCTCACGCTTGCGGAAAATAATATAATAAGCCAGAAGCTTTCCGAATACCACACCGGGTACAGGGCCTTCTCAAGAGAGGTGCTTTTGAGCCTCCCTATCGAAGAGGACTCCGACGACTTCATATTCGACAACGAGATACTGCTGCAGGCGTTCCGCTTCGGCTATCGCATAGGCGAGATAACGGCGCCGTCCCGGTATACTTCGGAGTCCTCATCCATAAATCTCCGGAGAAGCATCGTTTACGGCCTCGGCGTCCTGTCGACGGCATGTAAATACTTCCTGCAGAAGCATTCGCTGGGAAGGTTCCCCATATTTGACGATAACGGCAGACGGTTGAAGGTATAG
- the lpxD gene encoding UDP-3-O-(3-hydroxymyristoyl)glucosamine N-acyltransferase — translation MEIKKLAILVEGAIEGDGDVDITGLSGLETAKLGDLTFAMDEERLAIAEKGNASCILTGRLTRKSTKPLIRVANPKLSFLIIYNKFHTPESRGAFVHPTAVVSPSAGIGTNVWIGAGVVIEDGVTIGDHVIIESNSAIKKNCSIGSFCHLYPNVTLYENTKLKKNVTLHAGVVIGSDGFGYVKEGGKIYKFPQLGSVIIEDDVEIGANSTVDRGSLSDTVIGAGTKIDNLCQIAHNVKMGRNNLIAAQCGISGSTTIGNDVTMGGQAGVVDNVNVGDNVMVGAKSAVIGSIEKNSVVWGIPARPIAQTKKQMAVLGWLTKNFKSLSRLARE, via the coding sequence ATGGAGATAAAAAAACTGGCGATACTGGTAGAAGGGGCGATCGAAGGCGACGGCGATGTCGATATCACGGGCCTGAGCGGCCTGGAGACCGCAAAATTGGGCGATCTGACGTTTGCGATGGACGAGGAGCGTCTCGCTATAGCCGAAAAAGGCAACGCATCATGTATCCTCACCGGCCGGCTTACCAGGAAATCGACAAAACCGCTCATAAGGGTAGCAAATCCAAAGCTCTCATTCCTCATCATTTACAATAAATTCCATACCCCGGAGAGCAGAGGCGCGTTTGTCCACCCGACCGCCGTCGTTTCGCCGTCCGCCGGGATCGGCACCAACGTCTGGATAGGCGCGGGCGTGGTGATAGAAGATGGCGTAACCATAGGCGACCATGTGATAATCGAGAGCAATTCCGCGATAAAGAAAAATTGCTCTATAGGGTCATTTTGCCACCTCTACCCGAATGTCACCCTCTACGAGAATACTAAATTGAAGAAGAATGTCACCCTGCACGCCGGGGTCGTAATAGGCTCTGACGGGTTCGGTTACGTGAAAGAAGGCGGTAAGATATATAAATTCCCCCAGCTGGGATCGGTCATAATAGAAGATGACGTCGAGATAGGGGCCAATAGCACGGTGGACAGGGGCTCCTTAAGCGATACCGTCATCGGCGCCGGCACGAAGATCGACAACCTCTGCCAGATCGCCCATAACGTGAAGATGGGCAGGAACAACCTGATAGCGGCCCAATGCGGCATCTCCGGGAGCACGACGATCGGGAACGATGTCACGATGGGAGGCCAGGCCGGGGTGGTCGATAATGTCAATGTGGGCGACAATGTTATGGTAGGCGCCAAGAGCGCCGTCATAGGCAGCATTGAGAAGAACTCTGTGGTGTGGGGGATACCGGCCCGCCCTATCGCCCAGACGAAGAAACAGATGGCCGTCCTGGGATGGCTCACCAAAAATTTCAAATCGCTCTCAAGGCTCGCCAGAGAATAA
- a CDS encoding metallophosphoesterase, which translates to MKRLLKIAASILAILVMFSLLPVLSLYLQRDPRPYTNADAAAKLAANKGEYFAFTVLGDNHAGLIFNDSAALKMIRRINMEDRFGKIPVDMAIISGDATYRGSAWDYRIFNRVRSLIKRPVITAMGNHDDDKDDGSLFKKYAGEKEFAFADRNSYFIFLDDSSNDLTEAQFSWFEEELKKSLSYTHAFVIMHKAPVSLYQQSWFRPELSPWARRFMRLCEQYRVSAVFTGHEHLFKSQTLGRVHYIMSGGGGMLTQVPAREGGFLHYIVVRVNGTYVDYEVRKVFPPLWEYLAYYMWKDLFYFLKDVIL; encoded by the coding sequence ATGAAACGACTACTCAAGATAGCAGCGTCTATTCTGGCAATATTGGTCATGTTCTCGCTGCTTCCCGTTCTGTCCCTTTATCTGCAGAGAGATCCCAGACCGTATACGAACGCCGACGCCGCGGCGAAGCTGGCCGCCAATAAAGGCGAATATTTCGCCTTCACCGTCCTGGGGGATAACCACGCCGGCCTCATATTCAACGACAGCGCGGCGCTTAAGATGATACGCCGCATAAACATGGAGGACAGGTTCGGTAAGATCCCCGTGGACATGGCTATCATATCGGGCGACGCAACGTATCGCGGTTCGGCATGGGACTACCGCATATTCAACCGGGTCCGCTCTCTCATCAAACGGCCGGTCATAACGGCTATGGGGAACCATGATGATGACAAAGACGACGGGTCCCTCTTCAAAAAGTACGCGGGCGAAAAGGAATTTGCCTTTGCGGACAGGAATTCATACTTCATATTCCTTGACGATTCATCCAATGACCTGACGGAAGCCCAGTTCTCGTGGTTTGAGGAGGAGCTCAAAAAATCGCTCTCCTACACGCACGCGTTCGTAATAATGCACAAGGCGCCCGTATCTCTCTACCAGCAGTCGTGGTTCAGGCCGGAACTCAGCCCGTGGGCCAGGCGTTTCATGCGGCTCTGCGAACAATACAGGGTGAGCGCCGTCTTCACGGGCCACGAACACCTATTCAAGAGCCAGACGCTCGGGAGGGTCCATTACATCATGTCCGGAGGCGGCGGGATGCTTACCCAGGTCCCGGCCCGCGAGGGCGGGTTCCTCCACTATATCGTCGTCAGGGTGAACGGCACCTATGTCGACTATGAGGTCAGGAAGGTATTTCCTCCGCTATGGGAGTATCTCGCTTACTATATGTGGAAAGACCTCTTCTATTTCTTAAAAGACGTCATACTTTAA
- a CDS encoding DEAD/DEAH box helicase: MTQQNPQPASSSFYGLGIAPRILETLDRMKFTVPTPIQYKAIPVVNEGKDIIAVAQTGTGKTLAFAIPIIQRLAQKKGRCLVLVPTRELAIQVDETFRKLAPLFGIKTAVLIGGASMHLQLQALRQNPRVLIATPGRLVDHMSQRTVMLADVNALVLDEADRMLDMGFMPQIERILKFIPKDRQTMLFSATIPPEIVHIAASYMKLPIHVEIAPSGTTAEGITQELFIVRREAKQKLLGKLLDQYHGPVLLFTRTKIGAMKVTRLIRSMGHNAAEIHSNRSLPQRREALDGFKSGKYRVLAATDIAARGIDVTGIEVVINYDLPEDAENYVHRIGRTARAGHAGHAISFATPDQGDDVKSIERLIKTQLPISAHPELPRESFQAYPQHSSGFRPGHPRQYGRPRHQRPHGQQHGYHRFFSHQKSSSR, from the coding sequence ATGACACAGCAAAATCCGCAGCCGGCAAGTTCCTCTTTTTACGGGCTGGGCATTGCGCCCAGGATACTCGAGACGCTGGACCGTATGAAGTTCACGGTCCCGACGCCCATCCAGTATAAAGCCATACCCGTTGTGAACGAGGGCAAGGACATCATAGCCGTCGCGCAGACAGGCACGGGCAAGACGCTCGCGTTCGCCATACCTATTATACAGCGGCTCGCGCAGAAGAAAGGACGGTGTCTGGTGCTTGTGCCCACCCGGGAACTCGCGATCCAGGTGGATGAAACGTTCCGTAAGCTCGCGCCGCTCTTCGGTATAAAGACGGCAGTTCTCATAGGCGGGGCCTCCATGCATCTGCAGCTGCAGGCGTTAAGGCAAAATCCGCGCGTCCTTATAGCTACACCGGGCCGTCTGGTAGACCACATGAGCCAGCGGACGGTGATGCTTGCCGATGTTAACGCCCTGGTGCTGGACGAGGCAGACCGCATGCTCGACATGGGCTTCATGCCGCAGATAGAACGCATCCTTAAATTCATCCCGAAAGACAGGCAGACGATGCTATTTTCGGCGACGATACCGCCGGAGATAGTGCATATAGCCGCCTCATACATGAAGCTGCCTATCCACGTCGAGATAGCGCCGTCCGGCACTACCGCCGAAGGGATCACGCAGGAGCTCTTCATCGTAAGGAGGGAAGCGAAGCAGAAGCTTCTCGGCAAACTTTTAGACCAGTATCACGGGCCCGTCCTGTTATTCACAAGGACTAAGATAGGCGCGATGAAGGTCACCAGGCTCATCCGCTCGATGGGCCATAACGCGGCGGAGATACATTCTAACCGCTCTCTTCCCCAGCGGCGCGAGGCGCTGGACGGTTTCAAGTCCGGTAAATACAGGGTGCTCGCCGCGACCGATATAGCGGCCAGGGGCATAGATGTGACAGGGATAGAGGTGGTCATAAATTATGACCTCCCGGAAGACGCCGAGAATTACGTGCACAGGATCGGCCGCACGGCACGCGCAGGGCATGCGGGGCATGCCATATCTTTCGCGACGCCTGATCAGGGCGACGATGTCAAGAGCATAGAACGGCTCATCAAGACACAGCTGCCGATATCCGCGCATCCCGAACTGCCGCGGGAGAGCTTCCAGGCGTACCCCCAGCATAGTTCCGGTTTCCGGCCGGGACATCCCAGGCAATACGGCAGGCCGAGGCATCAGAGGCCGCACGGGCAGCAGCATGGCTACCACAGGTTTTTTTCTCACCAAAAAAGCTCCAGCCGGTAA